The genomic DNA GATCATCAGCATTCCCACCCCGACCGCCATGATCCCGATGGTGGAACTGGCGTAGAGCACCGTGGCCAGCGCCTCCGGAGAACGGAATGGCGGCGCGACCACGAGGAAGAAGACAAAGATCCCGACGGCTCCGACGAGGGCGCCCATCTCGGGCCGAATCAGGATGCGCTGCAGCCGATTCTGCTCTTTGACGCGCTCGTCGTGGACGACCTTGTGGGTGCCGAGGTCGAGGTCTGCCTGGGTGGTCATGCGTGCACTCCGTTCTCCGCGGCGCTCATCAGCGCGTGCCGGCCTTCGCGTACTCGGCGACGGCCTCGATGTTGGACTTGTCGATGAACGACGGCCCGGTCAAGGTGGCCTGGTTACCACCGATGACGTTGCCGTTGGTCAGGTACAGCCACAGCGAGTCGACAGCCAGGTAACCCTGCAGGTAGGGCTGCTGGTCCACTGCCCACTGCACGTCGCCGTTGGTGATGGCGTCCACCAGTGCGGCATTGGTGTCGAAGGTGCCCACCTTGGCCGTGCTGCCCGCGGTCTTGGCCGACTGGACCGCCGTCAGCGCGAACGGTGCGCCCAGGGCCACGATGTAGTCGAGGGACGGGTCCTGCTGCAGTTTGGCGGTGATGGTGGCTTCCACCGACGGCATGTCCTTGCCGTTGACGTTGAGCACCTCCGACGCCGGGAAGGTGTTCTTCAGGCCCGCACACCGGGCCTCGAGGTCCACGTGTCCCTGCTCCTGGATGATGCAGACCGCCTTGGTGGCGCCCTCAGAGGTCAGACGCTTGCCGGCTTCCTGGCCGGCGATGTAGCCGTCCTGCCCGAAGTACTCCTTGACGCCCATGGCCGCCCAGTCCTCGAGGCCGGCGTTGAAGGCCACCACCGGAATGCCCGCTGCCACAGCGGCGTCCACTCCGGGCTTCATGGCGTCCGGCTTGGCCAGCGTGACCGCGATGCCGTTGACATTGCTGTCGATGGCGGTCTGCACCAGGTTGGCCTGATTGGGCCCCTCGGGGTCGCTGGAGTACCGCAGCTCGATGTTGTCCTTCTGGGCCGCGGTCTCGGCGCCCTTGCGCACCAGATCCCAGAACGAGTCGCCCGGCGCCTCGTGGGTGATCATCGCAACGGTGAAGCGCGGGGTGTCCACCGAGCCGCCGCCGGAACCGTCGCCGCCGCCGGCCTCCTCGGGCTTGCCGCCGGTGCTCGAGCACGCGGCCAGCAGGGTCACAGCGGCCGCGACACCTGCGATCTTGACCCAGCGACGCTGCGGGCCTTCCTGCACCTTCATGGATTCTCCTCGGGGGATGACGCT from Mycolicibacterium tokaiense includes the following:
- a CDS encoding substrate-binding domain-containing protein translates to MKVQEGPQRRWVKIAGVAAAVTLLAACSSTGGKPEEAGGGDGSGGGSVDTPRFTVAMITHEAPGDSFWDLVRKGAETAAQKDNIELRYSSDPEGPNQANLVQTAIDSNVNGIAVTLAKPDAMKPGVDAAVAAGIPVVAFNAGLEDWAAMGVKEYFGQDGYIAGQEAGKRLTSEGATKAVCIIQEQGHVDLEARCAGLKNTFPASEVLNVNGKDMPSVEATITAKLQQDPSLDYIVALGAPFALTAVQSAKTAGSTAKVGTFDTNAALVDAITNGDVQWAVDQQPYLQGYLAVDSLWLYLTNGNVIGGNQATLTGPSFIDKSNIEAVAEYAKAGTR